A window of Pseudodesulfovibrio hydrargyri contains these coding sequences:
- a CDS encoding substrate-binding periplasmic protein, protein MTDEYPPYVLSKGERPGLLTEIVVAAFAEAGLETKVLYRPWRRCAMMIREGEAFGAYPYARTDKRAEYAWFSESIWVCRNVFFYLKGRMGEFDYTSLDALSDYTIAGTSGHYYEEIFKRKGLKVDYAPGEASGVRRLWELRAALFAEDELVGWTLINRIFPSRAHLFRSTPTPWNLNPQHLMVSKNYPGGRELLDRFDKGLEAIRRNGTYERLVDRYCRRSVVLPKGAGMEVR, encoded by the coding sequence GTGACCGACGAGTACCCGCCGTACGTTCTGAGCAAGGGGGAGCGTCCGGGCCTGCTCACCGAAATCGTCGTGGCCGCCTTTGCCGAGGCCGGGCTGGAAACCAAGGTCCTGTACCGCCCCTGGCGGCGCTGCGCCATGATGATCCGGGAGGGCGAGGCCTTCGGGGCCTACCCCTACGCCCGCACGGACAAGCGTGCCGAATACGCCTGGTTCAGCGAGTCCATCTGGGTCTGCCGCAACGTCTTCTTCTACCTCAAGGGGCGGATGGGCGAGTTCGACTACACCTCCCTGGACGCCCTGAGCGACTACACCATCGCCGGGACCTCGGGCCATTACTACGAGGAGATTTTCAAGCGGAAGGGGTTGAAGGTGGACTACGCCCCGGGGGAGGCCTCGGGCGTGCGCAGGCTGTGGGAGCTGCGGGCCGCCCTGTTCGCCGAGGACGAATTGGTGGGCTGGACCCTGATCAACCGCATCTTTCCCAGCCGCGCCCATCTCTTCCGGTCCACCCCCACGCCCTGGAACCTTAATCCGCAGCACCTCATGGTCTCCAAAAACTACCCCGGGGGGCGCGAGCTCCTGGACCGTTTCGACAAGGGCCTCGAGGCCATCCGCCGGAACGGGACCTACGAGCGGCTGGTGGACAGGTATTGCCGCCGGTCCGTCGTGCTCCCCAAGGGAGCGGGCATGGAGGTTCGCTGA
- a CDS encoding MFS transporter, producing the protein MPDANPSPRPVRALFSWALYDWANSGFAALVQTFVFAAYFARAVAENETLGTAWWGNMMGAAGLIIGLGGPLLGAVADRTGRRKPWLAAFTGLCIAATGLLWLVRPDPAWLWPALLLAGAGTIGSEYAMIFYNAMLPDLADKTRIGRWSGWGWGLGYAGGLVLLLVALYGLVQPPGWFGVPRADALNVRAVMPLTALWYLAFCLPLFLFTPDTPSAGVPFRRAVAEGAAQLRRSLKDLREHRAIALFLLARMFYNDGLTTMFAFGGIYAAGAFGMDPGEVIVFGIGLNVTAGLGAASFAWLDDRLGPRLTILLSLVGLTVPGAAILLVESKPLFWIFGLALGIFVGPVQASSRSWLAHAAPAEVRTEMFGLMALSGKLTSFIGPFLVGWLTLATGSQRLGMSAVVGLFVLGLIGMLFVPAANRNQE; encoded by the coding sequence ATGCCCGACGCCAATCCTTCGCCGCGCCCGGTCCGCGCCCTGTTCTCCTGGGCCCTGTACGACTGGGCCAACTCCGGATTCGCGGCCCTGGTCCAGACCTTCGTCTTCGCCGCCTACTTCGCCCGGGCCGTTGCTGAAAACGAGACCCTGGGCACGGCCTGGTGGGGCAACATGATGGGCGCGGCCGGGCTGATCATCGGCCTGGGAGGCCCCCTGCTCGGAGCCGTGGCCGACCGCACCGGGCGGCGCAAGCCGTGGCTGGCGGCCTTCACCGGCCTGTGCATCGCGGCCACCGGGCTGCTCTGGCTCGTCCGGCCGGACCCGGCCTGGCTCTGGCCCGCCCTGCTGTTGGCCGGAGCCGGGACCATCGGCAGCGAGTACGCCATGATCTTCTACAACGCCATGCTCCCGGACCTGGCCGACAAGACGCGCATCGGCCGCTGGTCGGGCTGGGGCTGGGGGCTGGGCTACGCGGGCGGGCTGGTCCTGCTGCTTGTCGCCCTTTACGGCCTGGTCCAGCCCCCCGGCTGGTTCGGCGTGCCGCGCGCCGACGCCCTGAACGTACGCGCGGTCATGCCCCTGACCGCCCTGTGGTATCTGGCCTTCTGCCTGCCGCTTTTCCTGTTCACTCCGGACACGCCGTCGGCGGGCGTCCCGTTCAGGCGCGCCGTGGCCGAGGGAGCGGCCCAGTTGCGCCGGTCGCTCAAGGACCTGCGCGAGCACAGGGCCATCGCCCTGTTCCTGCTGGCCCGCATGTTCTACAACGACGGGCTGACGACCATGTTCGCCTTCGGCGGCATCTACGCGGCCGGGGCCTTCGGCATGGACCCCGGCGAGGTCATCGTCTTCGGCATCGGCCTGAACGTGACCGCCGGGCTGGGCGCGGCCTCCTTCGCCTGGCTGGACGATCGGCTGGGCCCCCGGCTGACCATCCTCCTCTCCCTGGTCGGGCTGACCGTGCCGGGCGCGGCCATCCTGCTGGTCGAAAGCAAACCCCTGTTCTGGATTTTCGGGCTGGCCCTGGGTATATTCGTGGGGCCGGTCCAGGCCTCGAGCCGGTCCTGGCTGGCCCACGCGGCCCCGGCCGAGGTGCGCACCGAGATGTTCGGGCTGATGGCCCTGTCCGGCAAGCTGACCTCGTTCATCGGACCGTTCCTGGTGGGCTGGCTGACCCTGGCCACCGGCAGCCAGCGGCTGGGCATGTCCGCCGTGGTCGGGCTCTTTGTCCTGGGCCTGATCGGCATGCTCTTCGTGCCCGCCGCAAACCGCAACCAGGAGTGA
- the amrA gene encoding AmmeMemoRadiSam system protein A, with protein MSDFRFELTDREKQYLKDLVVRSISSGLGLGDGDARPPEPPTDKLREHLGAFVTLKLGGNLRGCIGNVQGSGPLYRTVWDMALSAAFRDPRFPPLSEEEFRRIEYEISILSPIEPCPDPALVEVGRHGLIMSAHGRSGLLLPQVPVEWDWDRETFLGQTCRKAGLPRDAWKDPDTSVFWFEAEVF; from the coding sequence ATGTCCGACTTCCGTTTCGAGCTGACCGACCGGGAAAAACAATACCTCAAGGACCTGGTGGTCCGGTCCATCTCGTCGGGCCTGGGCCTCGGCGACGGCGATGCCCGGCCGCCCGAGCCGCCCACGGACAAGCTGCGCGAGCACCTGGGGGCGTTCGTCACCCTCAAGCTCGGCGGCAACCTGCGCGGCTGCATCGGCAACGTCCAGGGATCGGGCCCGCTGTACCGCACGGTCTGGGACATGGCCCTGTCCGCCGCCTTCCGCGACCCGCGATTCCCCCCGCTCTCCGAGGAGGAATTCCGGCGCATCGAATATGAGATATCCATCCTCAGCCCCATCGAACCGTGCCCGGACCCGGCCCTGGTCGAGGTCGGCCGCCACGGGCTGATCATGAGCGCCCACGGCCGCTCGGGCCTGCTCCTGCCCCAGGTGCCGGTGGAGTGGGACTGGGACCGCGAGACCTTCCTGGGCCAGACCTGCCGCAAGGCCGGACTGCCGCGCGACGCATGGAAGGATCCGGACACGTCCGTCTTCTGGTTCGAGGCCGAGGTCTTCTGA
- a CDS encoding flagellar brake protein has translation MDVKPDKTETAEGADNTIAPANAKVLKMPGVQLRVSLGKNVIIRVPGADRSYRGRIVGFDPYDYLIASVRLPGRIRDQLSLGGQIIVKYVHQGTVYGFKTTAFNAITSPTSLVFFAYPSVIEKVELRRDTRTKCNIDARLLAEDAEYECMVVNISATGCKATVRAGVRDPIARLEVGETMVAAISLGTEGTLKLPIVVRNIKREQGLHILGAMFLDLSDVEEERIGTYLERMRRLSR, from the coding sequence ATGGACGTGAAGCCGGACAAGACCGAAACCGCCGAAGGGGCCGACAACACGATCGCCCCGGCCAATGCCAAGGTGCTGAAGATGCCGGGCGTGCAGTTGCGCGTTTCCCTGGGCAAGAACGTGATCATCCGGGTCCCGGGCGCGGACCGCTCCTACCGGGGCCGCATCGTGGGCTTCGACCCCTACGACTACCTCATCGCCTCGGTCCGGCTGCCCGGCCGCATCCGCGACCAGCTGTCCCTGGGCGGGCAGATCATCGTCAAGTACGTCCACCAGGGCACGGTCTACGGGTTCAAGACCACGGCGTTCAACGCGATCACCTCGCCCACCTCGCTGGTCTTCTTCGCCTACCCGTCGGTCATCGAAAAGGTCGAACTGCGCCGGGACACCCGGACCAAATGCAACATCGACGCCCGGCTCCTGGCCGAGGACGCCGAGTACGAATGCATGGTCGTCAACATCAGCGCCACGGGGTGCAAGGCCACGGTCCGCGCCGGAGTGCGCGACCCCATCGCCCGGCTCGAGGTGGGCGAAACCATGGTGGCCGCCATCAGCCTGGGGACCGAAGGCACGCTCAAGCTGCCCATCGTGGTCCGGAACATCAAACGGGAACAGGGCCTGCACATACTCGGGGCCATGTTCCTGGACCTGAGCGACGTGGAAGAGGAACGTATCGGAACGTATCTGGAGAGAATGCGCAGACTGTCCCGCTAA
- a CDS encoding HD-GYP domain-containing protein gives MIKKIPIEALKPGMEVVQVPGELWQHLPYLYCEPGIIESETEVARLVELGYREAFVTTEEAGDLSDEVHLERLISGSEIGREPRERTPFGQAIASTMVTYEDAMVHAMQIVQDAKLGRKMDYATSLKTASAIVESAVSNPDTLVCLAKLSEFDDYTYTHCINVAAISVVFGEFIGMSRDELVLLGVAGMMHDLGKTTVPARIINKPGPLTGPEREEVRRHPQFGCDILRHNRDIPERVIKAVMHHHERYNGSGYPAGLSRKDIPAFARILCLADVYDALTSDRCYKDAILPNKALGIMYGMRDQDFDPTEVQLFIKCLGIFPAGSFVKLNTGQYALVFETNSREPLNPKIRIVMDEKMNPIHTRDVDLTAQPEGDGTIEILECADPSAYRKNLMNYLTRN, from the coding sequence ATGATAAAGAAAATCCCCATAGAAGCCCTGAAGCCGGGCATGGAAGTGGTCCAGGTGCCCGGAGAACTCTGGCAGCACCTGCCCTATCTGTACTGCGAGCCCGGGATCATCGAATCCGAGACCGAGGTGGCCCGCCTCGTGGAACTGGGCTACCGGGAGGCCTTCGTGACCACCGAGGAGGCCGGGGACCTGTCCGACGAGGTCCACCTGGAGCGGCTCATCTCCGGCAGCGAGATCGGCCGCGAGCCCAGGGAGCGCACCCCGTTCGGCCAGGCCATCGCCTCGACCATGGTCACCTACGAGGACGCCATGGTCCACGCCATGCAGATCGTCCAGGACGCCAAGCTCGGGCGCAAGATGGACTACGCCACCTCGCTCAAGACGGCCAGCGCCATCGTGGAGTCGGCCGTGTCCAACCCCGACACCCTGGTCTGCCTGGCCAAGCTGTCCGAATTCGACGACTACACCTACACCCACTGCATCAACGTGGCCGCCATCAGCGTGGTCTTCGGCGAGTTCATCGGCATGTCCCGCGACGAGCTGGTCCTGCTCGGCGTGGCCGGAATGATGCACGACCTGGGCAAGACCACGGTCCCGGCCCGGATCATCAACAAGCCCGGCCCGCTGACCGGCCCCGAGCGCGAGGAGGTCCGCCGCCACCCCCAGTTCGGCTGCGACATCCTGCGCCACAACCGGGACATCCCGGAACGCGTCATCAAGGCGGTCATGCACCACCACGAGCGATACAACGGCTCGGGCTATCCGGCGGGCCTGAGCCGCAAGGACATCCCGGCGTTCGCCCGCATCCTCTGCCTGGCCGACGTGTACGACGCCCTGACCTCGGACCGCTGTTACAAGGACGCCATCCTGCCCAACAAGGCGCTGGGCATCATGTACGGCATGCGCGACCAGGACTTCGACCCCACCGAGGTCCAGCTGTTCATCAAATGTCTGGGCATTTTCCCGGCGGGCAGCTTCGTCAAGCTCAACACCGGCCAGTACGCCCTGGTCTTCGAGACCAACTCACGCGAGCCGCTGAACCCCAAGATCCGGATCGTCATGGACGAGAAGATGAACCCCATCCACACCCGCGACGTGGACCTGACCGCCCAGCCCGAGGGCGACGGAACCATCGAGATACTGGAATGCGCCGACCCTTCGGCCTACCGCAAGAACCTCATGAACTACCTGACCAGGAACTGA
- a CDS encoding cysteine-rich small domain-containing protein, with protein MQNSHRFFSNTDCEYFPCHKTKRPERFNCLFCFCPLYFFEECGGNYVILDSGVKDCTTCLIPHTPEGYDHILGRLKARFAEIRKSKPEGE; from the coding sequence ATGCAAAACAGCCATCGGTTTTTCAGCAACACGGACTGCGAATACTTCCCCTGCCACAAGACCAAACGGCCGGAGCGGTTCAACTGCCTGTTCTGCTTCTGCCCGCTCTATTTCTTTGAGGAATGCGGCGGCAACTACGTGATCCTCGACTCCGGGGTCAAGGACTGCACCACCTGTCTGATCCCGCACACGCCGGAAGGATACGACCACATTCTGGGCCGGTTGAAGGCGCGCTTCGCCGAGATCCGCAAGTCGAAGCCGGAAGGGGAGTGA
- a CDS encoding DUF4389 domain-containing protein encodes MSTETRATTVNRGEILKRFIVTLVCLIFFEVLTLILEVATLFQYGYLLAAKKRSEPLRRACNALSLYGYRIMRYATLNDNRRPFPFAEFPGDEDCEPPAKQVQFR; translated from the coding sequence ATGTCCACGGAAACCCGCGCAACCACCGTGAACCGGGGCGAGATCCTCAAGCGGTTCATCGTCACCCTGGTCTGCCTGATCTTCTTCGAGGTCCTGACCCTGATCCTCGAGGTGGCCACCCTGTTCCAGTACGGATACCTGCTCGCGGCCAAAAAGCGCAGCGAGCCGCTGAGGCGAGCCTGCAACGCGCTGTCCCTGTATGGCTACCGGATCATGCGCTACGCCACCCTGAACGACAACCGGCGGCCCTTCCCCTTTGCCGAATTTCCGGGAGACGAGGATTGCGAGCCGCCCGCCAAGCAGGTACAGTTTCGCTGA